One Mucilaginibacter ginkgonis genomic region harbors:
- a CDS encoding PAS domain-containing sensor histidine kinase gives MDSLNKGAFNFFRSDTQRDLALLTKALDASISGIIITDNTLPDNPIVYCNNAFLEISGYDRTDIIGHNCRFLQKNDRDQPERELLRKAIENGESCVVDIRNYKKDGTLFYNNLFVSPVKDENGNVQFFIGVQNNVTQRVKAEIKLREQQALMEKRIVERTQHLKESKDYLNSIVQTVRESLIVLDPTFKILSVNDHFIKVFKVTRDDTIGKEMYELGNGQWNIPRLKELLETVLPTNNPVEEFEVEHDFPRIGHKLMVLNAYRVELEGEYKDRILIAIEDITDRREIERRKDDFLSIASHELKTPLTTIKGFIHLMKSTVPAEADGKFKAALEKTDVYVERLNSLIAELLDVSRIQTGNIELHKEDFEFDKMVAETVDGLQTATKSHQITVDGATHSIYNGDESHIIQVLNNLLSNAIKYSPGSDKVRVHLSEVGNYIKVSVTDYGLGINHQDQKKIFDRFYRVGEIQQHYPGMGIGLYVCDQIIKNHGGSLWVESEPGKGSTFSFTLPVHTEHQQ, from the coding sequence ATGGATAGTTTGAATAAAGGCGCTTTTAATTTTTTTAGATCAGACACGCAGCGCGACCTTGCATTACTTACCAAAGCACTTGATGCTTCGATATCAGGCATTATTATAACAGATAATACCCTGCCCGATAACCCGATAGTTTATTGCAATAATGCTTTTCTGGAAATAAGCGGTTACGATCGCACCGACATCATCGGTCACAATTGCCGCTTTTTGCAAAAAAATGATCGCGATCAACCAGAACGTGAGTTACTAAGAAAAGCTATCGAAAATGGCGAAAGCTGCGTGGTTGATATCCGCAACTATAAAAAGGACGGTACGCTATTCTACAATAACTTATTTGTATCGCCGGTTAAGGATGAAAACGGTAATGTGCAATTCTTCATTGGTGTACAAAATAACGTAACTCAGCGCGTTAAGGCCGAGATAAAGCTTCGCGAGCAACAAGCGCTGATGGAAAAACGCATTGTCGAGCGTACGCAGCACCTTAAAGAGAGCAAAGATTATTTGAACAGTATCGTTCAGACAGTTAGGGAAAGCCTCATCGTTTTAGACCCAACCTTTAAAATCCTTAGTGTTAACGACCACTTTATAAAAGTATTTAAAGTTACCCGTGATGATACCATCGGCAAGGAAATGTATGAATTAGGCAACGGCCAATGGAACATTCCGCGTCTTAAGGAACTACTAGAGACAGTACTGCCCACCAATAACCCTGTAGAGGAGTTTGAGGTTGAGCACGATTTCCCGCGTATAGGCCACAAACTGATGGTATTGAATGCTTACCGGGTAGAACTTGAAGGCGAATATAAAGACCGCATCCTCATCGCCATTGAAGACATTACTGACCGACGCGAGATCGAGCGCCGTAAAGATGATTTCCTTTCTATTGCCAGCCACGAACTAAAAACGCCGCTCACCACTATCAAAGGTTTTATACACCTGATGAAAAGCACTGTGCCGGCTGAGGCGGATGGTAAATTTAAAGCCGCTCTTGAAAAGACGGATGTTTATGTAGAACGCTTGAACAGCCTTATTGCAGAACTGCTTGACGTATCTCGCATTCAAACCGGCAACATCGAGCTGCATAAAGAAGACTTTGAGTTCGACAAGATGGTTGCCGAAACTGTGGACGGCCTGCAAACCGCCACCAAATCGCACCAGATAACTGTCGACGGCGCCACTCACAGCATTTACAACGGCGACGAGTCGCACATTATACAGGTGCTCAACAACCTGCTGTCTAACGCCATAAAATACAGTCCCGGATCAGACAAAGTGCGTGTGCATCTGTCAGAAGTGGGCAATTACATCAAGGTGTCTGTAACCGACTACGGCCTGGGCATTAACCACCAGGACCAGAAAAAAATATTCGACCGTTTTTACCGCGTAGGCGAAATTCAGCAGCATTATCCCGGCATGGGCATCGGCCTGTATGTTTGCGACCAGATCATCAAAAACCACGGCGGATCGCTTTGGGTAGAGAGCGAACCTGGCAAGGGATCAACTTTTAGCTTCACACTGCCCGTACATACCGAGCATCAACAATGA
- a CDS encoding glutamine synthetase beta-grasp domain-containing protein, translating into MASKLEYIWLDGYKPTQSLRSKTKIEHNFSGKLEDCPLWNFDGSSTEQAPGGSSDCVLKPVFICKDPQRKKAYLVMCEVLNPDGTPHDSNGRAHIEDDDNDFWFGFEQEYFLWNPETNKPLGFPDNGYPVPQGPYYCSVGAKNAYGRRIVEEHLDVCLEAGLNVEGINAEVAAGQWEFQIFAKGAKEAGDQIWVARYLLERIGEEYNVAINWHCKPLGTLDWNGSGMHANFSNTLLRTAASQETYTKVLEAFRPVVKEHIEVYGADNHMRLTGKHETASINDYSYGVSDRGASIRIPLFTVQKGWSGYLEDRRPNSAADPYKVAARIIKTVKSVL; encoded by the coding sequence ATGGCATCAAAACTGGAGTACATTTGGCTTGACGGTTACAAACCCACACAAAGTTTACGCAGCAAAACAAAAATTGAACACAATTTTAGCGGAAAATTAGAAGATTGCCCGCTTTGGAACTTCGATGGCTCATCAACAGAGCAGGCACCGGGCGGATCCTCTGACTGTGTCTTGAAACCGGTATTTATTTGCAAAGATCCGCAGCGTAAGAAAGCTTACCTGGTAATGTGCGAGGTTTTAAATCCTGATGGCACCCCGCACGATAGCAACGGCCGCGCACACATAGAAGATGATGACAACGATTTTTGGTTTGGTTTCGAGCAGGAATACTTCTTATGGAACCCCGAGACTAATAAGCCATTAGGCTTCCCTGATAATGGCTACCCGGTGCCGCAAGGCCCTTATTACTGCTCTGTAGGTGCTAAAAACGCATATGGCCGCCGAATTGTAGAAGAGCATCTGGATGTTTGTCTTGAAGCGGGCTTGAACGTCGAAGGCATTAACGCGGAAGTTGCCGCGGGCCAGTGGGAGTTTCAAATATTTGCGAAAGGCGCCAAAGAAGCCGGCGACCAGATCTGGGTTGCACGTTATTTATTAGAGCGTATCGGCGAGGAATACAACGTAGCCATTAACTGGCATTGCAAACCATTGGGCACCTTAGACTGGAACGGATCTGGCATGCATGCCAACTTCTCTAACACGCTGCTTCGTACCGCTGCAAGCCAGGAGACCTATACAAAGGTATTAGAGGCTTTTCGTCCGGTAGTGAAAGAGCATATAGAAGTTTATGGTGCAGACAACCACATGAGATTAACCGGGAAACATGAAACGGCTTCGATAAATGATTACAGCTATGGCGTGTCAGACCGCGGCGCATCTATCCGCATTCCGTTGTTTACCGTACAAAAAGGCTGGAGCGGTTACCTGGAAGACCGTCGCCCTAACTCTGCTGCCGACCCATACAAGGTAGCAGCCAGAATTATCAAAACCGTAAAATCGGTGTTATAA
- a CDS encoding glycosyltransferase family 8 protein: MAVEKPQYNIVYACDNNFAPLLAASIKSVEINSPGSIKNIYIIDDGIKPENVEKIKQSFTSPEIILHFHLVKDVMGKNVNIPYFNNPRLPVTTFFRLFIASFMPADTEKVLYLDSDMIVLGDLKELFDLDLSNHIIGAVQDPNIVTLGCSWGGGVQNWEALGYQSDDPYFNAGLLLINFKKWVEFDVTSKALEAAAKYQRYIKWGDQYCLNVVLANRWLHLDPEWNHLVDNNNPGGKLIHYIGNKPIYDNYPYSKAYQDIFFSYLNQTLLKDHKPVTKLQRQIQMVKRFIRKITG, from the coding sequence ATGGCAGTTGAAAAACCGCAGTACAACATTGTTTACGCTTGTGATAACAACTTTGCGCCTTTGCTGGCGGCGTCTATAAAATCTGTCGAAATAAATTCTCCCGGCTCCATAAAAAACATCTACATCATTGATGATGGCATTAAGCCGGAGAACGTTGAAAAGATAAAGCAGTCATTTACATCACCAGAGATCATACTTCACTTTCATTTGGTAAAGGATGTAATGGGGAAGAACGTTAACATCCCATATTTTAACAATCCGCGATTACCGGTAACCACATTCTTCAGGTTGTTCATCGCCAGCTTTATGCCGGCAGATACTGAAAAGGTTTTGTACCTCGACTCGGACATGATCGTTCTCGGCGACCTGAAAGAGTTGTTTGATCTGGACCTAAGCAACCACATAATTGGTGCGGTGCAAGACCCAAATATCGTAACCTTAGGCTGCTCTTGGGGTGGAGGTGTGCAAAACTGGGAAGCGCTGGGCTACCAGTCAGACGACCCGTATTTTAACGCGGGGCTGCTGCTTATCAACTTCAAAAAGTGGGTTGAGTTTGACGTGACCAGCAAAGCGCTCGAGGCTGCCGCCAAGTATCAGCGTTATATCAAATGGGGCGACCAGTACTGTTTGAACGTTGTATTGGCTAACCGCTGGCTACACTTAGACCCGGAATGGAACCACCTGGTGGATAATAATAATCCGGGTGGAAAATTGATCCATTACATAGGCAATAAACCTATTTACGATAATTATCCTTACAGTAAAGCGTACCAGGATATCTTCTTCAGTTATTTAAATCAGACCCTGCTTAAAGATCACAAACCGGTAACCAAACTTCAGCGCCAAATACAAATGGTAAAGCGTTTTATAAGGAAGATCACCGGTTAA
- the lepB gene encoding signal peptidase I: MKLKDLFKKRDTGGKPKKTKLREWIDALVFAVVAATIIRGLLFSAYAIPSGSMEGTQMTGDYLFVSKFDYGARMPITPITIPFLEPTLANGSVKTYWDGLQLPYFRLPGFSHIKNGDIVVFNIPTDSINKPIDMKTTLIKRCQAIPGDELKIVNSQVYINGKAAKNAPKAQTSYIVTTDGTDLNPQVIQDLHIEIYQQGQANSYLMIIPTDSYNTFKSFSNIRSITPVVTPGGQYDPSVFPHSPLYKWSIDNYGPLLVPKKNLTIALNDSTVALYKSIITNYEHNTLSGSANNYTLNGAKATTYTFKSNYYWMMGDNRHNSDDSRYWGFVPEENVVGKAMFTWMSIDSSATFFNKIRWNRVLRKIE; this comes from the coding sequence ATGAAATTAAAAGATCTATTTAAAAAAAGAGACACCGGCGGCAAGCCAAAGAAAACAAAATTGCGTGAGTGGATAGACGCGTTAGTTTTTGCCGTGGTGGCAGCTACGATCATCCGCGGATTGCTTTTTTCGGCGTACGCCATACCATCGGGCTCTATGGAAGGCACGCAGATGACGGGCGACTACCTATTTGTAAGCAAGTTTGACTACGGCGCACGCATGCCCATCACTCCTATCACCATCCCTTTTCTGGAACCGACGCTTGCCAACGGAAGCGTTAAGACATATTGGGACGGTTTGCAGCTACCTTATTTTAGGCTGCCCGGATTTTCGCATATAAAGAATGGCGACATAGTGGTGTTTAACATTCCGACGGATTCGATAAACAAGCCAATAGATATGAAAACTACGCTCATTAAGCGTTGTCAGGCTATCCCGGGCGATGAATTGAAGATCGTAAACAGTCAGGTTTATATTAACGGCAAAGCCGCTAAAAACGCTCCTAAGGCGCAGACATCTTACATAGTTACAACAGATGGGACAGATCTTAACCCGCAAGTAATACAAGACCTGCACATCGAGATCTATCAGCAAGGGCAAGCCAACAGCTATTTGATGATCATTCCCACAGATAGCTACAACACCTTTAAGAGCTTCAGTAACATCAGGTCGATCACTCCGGTGGTTACACCCGGCGGGCAATACGATCCCAGTGTTTTCCCGCACAGTCCGTTATACAAATGGAGTATAGATAATTACGGGCCATTGCTGGTGCCGAAAAAGAATTTGACCATTGCGCTTAACGATTCTACCGTGGCCCTGTATAAAAGCATCATCACCAACTACGAGCATAATACACTGAGCGGTTCGGCAAATAATTATACCCTTAACGGGGCAAAGGCAACCACCTACACCTTTAAAAGTAATTATTACTGGATGATGGGCGACAACCGCCACAACAGCGACGACTCGCGTTACTGGGGTTTTGTACCCGAAGAAAATGTGGTAGGCAAAGCCATGTTTACCTGGATGAGCATAGACAGCAGCGCCACATTTTTTAACAAAATACGCTGGAACCGTGTGCTGCGAAAAATAGAATAA
- a CDS encoding DinB family protein, giving the protein MNAKKIIILNDPMYRHIQDFLNDWKSEEANTLKIFTEITHDTKSKEINVNVRTIEKLAWHITHSITEMAAAAGILETDQLAETPMPETMAGITELYQKYCGVFAQALRSKWTDSALEDGIPMYGETWKKGRFLQIIIAHQTHHRSQMTVVMRMVGLPVPGIFGPSKEEWEFMGLPAME; this is encoded by the coding sequence TTGAATGCTAAAAAAATTATCATTTTAAACGACCCTATGTACCGCCATATTCAAGATTTTTTGAACGATTGGAAAAGTGAAGAAGCAAACACGTTAAAGATCTTTACAGAAATAACGCACGACACCAAATCGAAAGAAATAAATGTAAACGTGCGTACGATCGAGAAACTGGCGTGGCACATTACGCACAGCATTACAGAAATGGCGGCGGCGGCAGGTATTTTGGAAACTGACCAGCTTGCCGAAACTCCTATGCCTGAAACCATGGCAGGCATTACTGAACTCTATCAAAAGTATTGCGGCGTTTTTGCGCAGGCGCTGCGCAGCAAATGGACAGATTCTGCATTGGAAGATGGTATCCCTATGTATGGCGAAACCTGGAAAAAAGGCCGTTTTCTACAGATCATTATCGCTCATCAAACCCACCACCGCAGCCAGATGACGGTTGTTATGCGTATGGTTGGATTGCCGGTACCGGGGATATTTGGCCCATCTAAAGAAGAGTGGGAATTTATGGGCCTTCCGGCGATGGAATAG
- a CDS encoding putative sensor domain DACNV-containing protein produces MVASTIEKHFEDNLATARDTGAECLATMPPLHIIEAVIDAAFWASLQKEEGHPPKISIALLHPSQARLHLKFGTPLRLTPHNLKKLAPAVERPGVHLAVWNKNDEAFIWGTSHILPGICFVLEVVEPGLMIIKHSRADGFGKFVNVAILNGDQVKFVAPQTGEMAEYPAMLSSLLGKTLPSYLSNKVNVLIELAAVMRAHGRGGIVAIVPSHSDNWRKSVVHPITYPVEPAYDAINKLMVKYELQENVTHWQDKLLQAIEIVGGFTAVDGATIINQDNELLAFGAKLTRSDDSQRIERMNVTEPVIGAEPKVLHPAQNGGTRHLAAAQFVHDQRDAIALVASQDGNFTIFAWSAKLNMVHANRIDVLLM; encoded by the coding sequence ATGGTTGCTTCTACTATTGAGAAGCATTTTGAAGATAATTTAGCTACAGCCCGCGATACAGGCGCCGAATGCCTTGCCACTATGCCACCACTTCATATTATAGAAGCCGTTATAGATGCCGCCTTTTGGGCCAGCTTGCAAAAAGAAGAAGGGCATCCTCCAAAAATATCTATCGCTTTGTTGCACCCTTCACAGGCAAGATTGCACTTGAAGTTTGGGACGCCGCTAAGGCTTACGCCGCATAATTTGAAAAAGCTTGCGCCAGCTGTTGAACGCCCTGGTGTACACCTGGCAGTTTGGAATAAAAACGATGAAGCATTTATCTGGGGAACATCCCACATATTGCCGGGCATTTGCTTTGTGCTGGAAGTGGTAGAACCCGGACTCATGATCATTAAGCACAGCCGCGCGGATGGCTTCGGTAAATTTGTGAACGTAGCTATCCTTAACGGCGACCAGGTAAAGTTTGTTGCTCCCCAAACCGGGGAAATGGCCGAGTATCCGGCAATGTTATCATCGCTGTTAGGTAAAACACTACCATCTTATTTATCCAATAAAGTTAATGTGCTGATAGAACTTGCTGCGGTGATGCGTGCCCATGGTCGGGGCGGCATTGTCGCCATTGTACCCAGCCACTCTGACAATTGGCGCAAATCTGTAGTGCACCCTATCACTTACCCCGTTGAACCGGCATACGATGCTATTAACAAACTAATGGTGAAGTACGAATTACAGGAGAATGTAACCCACTGGCAGGATAAGCTATTACAAGCCATAGAAATTGTGGGCGGGTTTACCGCGGTTGATGGAGCCACGATCATCAATCAGGATAATGAACTGCTGGCTTTTGGCGCTAAGCTTACCCGGTCTGACGATTCGCAGCGTATAGAGCGTATGAATGTGACTGAGCCGGTTATAGGTGCCGAGCCAAAGGTGTTGCACCCGGCACAAAACGGTGGCACACGCCATTTGGCTGCCGCGCAGTTTGTGCATGATCAGCGTGATGCCATTGCATTGGTAGCTTCACAGGATGGCAACTTTACGATATTCGCGTGGTCAGCTAAGTTGAATATGGTGCACGCCAACCGTATAGATGTGCTATTAATGTAG
- a CDS encoding REP-associated tyrosine transposase codes for MSRNYKFLDPEGLYFVSFATVFWVDVFVRRLYFDCLVDDLNYCVKEKGMEIYAWCIMPSHVHLVFRSVKVKPDEMIGGFKSVTARKLIALIAGNIQESRREWLLKSFAKAGAANPNNSKNQFWQQHNKPIELWSAAVIEQKIDYIHNNPVEAGFVDNANEYLYSSARDYCGIPGLVLTLTA; via the coding sequence GTGAGCCGCAACTACAAATTTCTTGACCCTGAAGGTCTTTACTTTGTAAGTTTTGCTACCGTCTTTTGGGTAGATGTATTTGTGCGACGTTTGTACTTTGACTGCCTGGTAGATGACCTTAACTATTGTGTCAAAGAAAAGGGGATGGAAATCTATGCATGGTGTATTATGCCAAGCCACGTACATTTGGTATTCAGGTCGGTTAAGGTTAAACCGGACGAAATGATTGGCGGGTTTAAGTCTGTAACTGCGCGTAAATTGATTGCATTAATAGCCGGCAATATACAAGAAAGCCGTCGCGAATGGCTGTTAAAAAGTTTTGCAAAGGCAGGTGCTGCAAATCCAAATAATTCTAAAAATCAATTCTGGCAGCAACACAATAAGCCAATAGAATTGTGGAGCGCGGCGGTGATTGAACAAAAGATAGACTATATACATAACAACCCGGTAGAAGCAGGTTTTGTTGATAATGCAAACGAGTACTTATATAGCAGCGCGCGTGATTATTGTGGAATACCTGGGCTTGTATTGACCCTGACTGCGTGA
- a CDS encoding glycosyltransferase family 2 protein — protein sequence MSDNTFDQVTLLITHYNRSNSLGLLLGDVVKEGLKFHDIVVSDDGSRPEHLDIVKELQQKYNFTLVTTPVNKGLGNNLNKGQDAVKSEYTLYVQEDFEPTPDFVPNFRNAVKLMNEEHQWDIIRFYTFPWAPFPYLKDYKLGFAEMIFRPQLWHTDHLKFRVYSDHPHIRRANFFEKFGRYDEGIKGDITEYNMCLRFLRAKGRALIYNRGELFTHRHDEVEPSTMVRSAWKLSNSAFIRFLRYVYLKGKVINSTYKLRFKK from the coding sequence ATGTCTGATAATACATTCGACCAGGTAACGCTACTTATTACGCATTACAACCGCAGTAATTCTTTGGGCTTGCTTTTGGGCGATGTAGTAAAGGAAGGGCTTAAGTTTCATGACATTGTAGTTTCTGACGATGGCAGCCGCCCCGAACATCTGGACATTGTAAAAGAATTGCAGCAGAAATACAACTTTACTTTAGTAACCACACCTGTAAACAAGGGCTTAGGTAATAACCTTAACAAGGGGCAGGACGCGGTGAAAAGCGAGTACACGCTTTATGTACAGGAAGACTTTGAACCCACGCCAGACTTTGTGCCAAATTTCAGGAACGCCGTAAAATTGATGAATGAAGAGCACCAATGGGATATCATCCGGTTTTACACCTTCCCTTGGGCGCCGTTTCCCTACCTTAAAGATTACAAGTTAGGTTTTGCTGAAATGATCTTCAGGCCGCAGTTGTGGCATACAGACCATTTAAAATTCAGGGTATATAGCGACCATCCACACATACGGCGCGCTAACTTCTTTGAGAAATTCGGTCGCTATGATGAAGGCATTAAAGGCGACATTACGGAATACAACATGTGCCTGCGCTTTTTGCGTGCAAAAGGCCGCGCACTCATTTACAACCGCGGCGAATTGTTTACCCACCGACATGACGAGGTTGAACCAAGCACTATGGTACGCAGTGCCTGGAAGTTAAGCAATTCTGCTTTTATAAGATTTTTGCGTTATGTTTACCTAAAAGGAAAGGTAATTAACAGCACCTACAAACTAAGGTTTAAAAAATAG
- a CDS encoding cold-shock protein: MNTGTVKFYNESKGFGFIKSEDGEEIFVHVTGLVDKIRENDSVTFEVKDGKKGLNAVNVKLA, from the coding sequence ATGAATACAGGAACAGTAAAATTTTACAATGAATCAAAGGGCTTCGGCTTCATCAAATCTGAAGATGGCGAAGAGATCTTTGTTCACGTAACAGGTCTGGTTGACAAGATCAGAGAGAATGACAGCGTAACTTTCGAAGTAAAAGACGGCAAAAAAGGACTAAACGCGGTTAACGTAAAGTTAGCTTAA
- a CDS encoding gamma-glutamylcyclotransferase family protein: MEENLFSYGTLQLEAVQLTTFGRKLKGFKDALVGYVTTTITIADEGVVETSGQAEHLALVHTGNVTDRVEGMVYQVEHHEFEKVDTYEGSNYKRVIATMASGITTWVYVKA, from the coding sequence ATGGAAGAAAATCTATTTTCATATGGAACGCTGCAGTTAGAGGCTGTGCAGCTGACAACATTCGGCCGGAAGCTTAAGGGCTTTAAAGATGCTTTGGTGGGTTACGTTACGACTACCATTACCATTGCCGACGAAGGCGTGGTTGAAACCAGCGGACAAGCCGAACACCTGGCCCTAGTACATACCGGCAACGTTACCGACCGGGTAGAGGGTATGGTTTACCAGGTAGAGCACCACGAGTTTGAAAAGGTTGACACTTACGAAGGCAGTAATTACAAGCGTGTTATCGCCACAATGGCGTCGGGCATTACTACCTGGGTCTATGTTAAAGCCTGA
- a CDS encoding alpha/beta hydrolase, producing the protein MKYLLSIVLSVVTISAFAQGDSTVISLWKNGAPGFESKKDIPEKGPVYASNINNPSVTVYLPPKEKATGAAVLICPGGGHRMLVMTSEGHDPAKFLNSIGVAAIVLKYRLGRDTLTPYYKIEVHGREDGNRAMRLIRSNAAAWGIDANRIGIWGFSAGGEITNMVAYDNTPSKPNATEPVDRLSSKPDFVIETYPGPLYVPEKVTKGAPPAFLVAANDDECCSLPLIKILNAYRAVGAHAELHIFAKGNHAFNMGKRSEFKSLKEWPLLLANWFADYKYFKQ; encoded by the coding sequence ATGAAGTATCTCTTGTCGATAGTGTTATCGGTTGTTACTATCAGCGCCTTTGCCCAAGGCGATTCTACAGTAATTTCTCTTTGGAAAAACGGGGCACCCGGCTTTGAGTCAAAGAAAGATATTCCCGAAAAAGGCCCGGTGTATGCAAGCAACATTAACAACCCGTCTGTAACCGTTTACCTGCCGCCAAAAGAGAAGGCCACAGGTGCGGCAGTATTGATCTGCCCTGGTGGTGGTCACCGCATGCTGGTGATGACGTCTGAGGGGCATGACCCTGCAAAGTTTCTTAATAGCATTGGCGTGGCAGCTATTGTTCTGAAGTACCGCCTTGGCCGCGATACGCTTACGCCATATTATAAGATAGAGGTTCATGGCCGTGAAGATGGCAACCGCGCTATGCGGCTAATCCGCAGTAATGCTGCGGCATGGGGGATTGACGCGAACAGAATAGGTATCTGGGGTTTTTCTGCCGGCGGCGAGATAACAAATATGGTGGCGTATGATAACACACCCTCTAAACCAAACGCTACAGAGCCGGTAGACAGGCTAAGCTCTAAACCCGACTTTGTAATTGAGACTTATCCCGGCCCGTTATATGTGCCCGAAAAAGTTACCAAAGGTGCACCACCTGCATTTTTGGTAGCCGCTAATGATGATGAATGCTGCTCGCTGCCGCTGATCAAGATACTGAATGCTTATCGCGCGGTTGGAGCGCATGCTGAGCTGCATATTTTTGCAAAAGGAAACCACGCGTTTAATATGGGTAAACGCTCTGAATTTAAATCGCTGAAAGAATGGCCATTGTTATTGGCTAATTGGTTTGCCGATTACAAGTACTTTAAACAATAG
- a CDS encoding nucleoid-associated protein produces MIAFLEAGLNSLAIHHIGNKLRNERFVLSDEPVALQDQLLSQLLMQYFLSGFDKVNEIFRLYHPSGDLNLNEVYHFASAIFDEPESFQENSKQLAKHLYESQNHPKIKPGELYIAYFEQVQVDGELHNAIGIFKSETKETYLKVFPQKDGFGLSYEQDAIDIRKLDKGCLIFNTEKEEGYKVAVIDNTNRGQDAVYWKDEFLKLRVRNDNYNQTTNVLGVYKNFVTEKLDDEFEMSKADKIDLLNRSMKYFKEKDSFDTEEFGQEVIGNEQGIASFLNYKKGYEDEFETPIPDSFDISDAAVKKQSRVYKSVLKLDKNFHIYIHGNKELIEKGFDDGKGMNYYKVFFKEEN; encoded by the coding sequence ATGATCGCATTTCTTGAAGCCGGCCTTAACAGCTTAGCAATCCACCATATCGGCAACAAACTGCGGAACGAGCGTTTTGTACTTTCGGACGAGCCGGTTGCCCTACAAGACCAGTTGCTTAGTCAGCTGTTGATGCAATATTTCCTGAGCGGGTTCGACAAGGTGAATGAGATCTTCCGCCTGTACCATCCCAGCGGCGACCTTAACCTTAACGAGGTGTACCATTTCGCTTCGGCCATATTTGATGAGCCTGAGTCGTTCCAAGAGAACAGCAAGCAACTGGCAAAGCACCTGTATGAAAGCCAGAACCACCCCAAAATAAAACCCGGCGAACTGTACATTGCCTACTTTGAGCAGGTGCAGGTTGACGGCGAACTGCACAACGCGATAGGCATCTTTAAGTCGGAGACCAAGGAAACTTATCTAAAAGTTTTTCCGCAAAAAGACGGCTTCGGGCTAAGCTACGAGCAGGACGCGATAGACATCCGCAAACTGGATAAAGGCTGCCTCATCTTTAACACCGAAAAGGAAGAGGGCTACAAAGTGGCGGTAATAGACAATACCAACCGCGGCCAGGACGCGGTGTACTGGAAAGACGAGTTCCTGAAACTGCGCGTCCGCAACGACAATTACAACCAAACCACTAACGTACTGGGCGTTTACAAAAACTTTGTCACAGAAAAACTCGACGACGAGTTTGAGATGAGCAAAGCCGACAAGATCGACCTGCTGAACCGCTCGATGAAATATTTTAAGGAAAAGGATAGTTTCGATACCGAGGAGTTTGGCCAGGAAGTGATAGGAAATGAACAGGGTATAGCCTCGTTCCTTAATTACAAAAAGGGCTACGAAGACGAGTTTGAGACACCCATCCCGGATAGTTTCGACATCTCAGACGCGGCAGTAAAAAAGCAGTCGCGCGTTTATAAAAGCGTGCTTAAGCTGGATAAGAACTTTCATATTTATATTCATGGCAACAAGGAGCTAATAGAAAAGGGTTTTGATGATGGTAAGGGTATGAATTACTACAAGGTGTTTTTTAAAGAAGAGAATTGA
- a CDS encoding response regulator, with amino-acid sequence MNKTLLICDDDAGIVDMLEMMFEGTGYNIIPVLDSLQVMDVIEKQKPDVLILDLWMPVLSGDQVLKTLRSNSETKDLPVIVVSASRDGEKIAREAGATDYVSKPFDMDLLMTKVDKFAGAA; translated from the coding sequence ATGAATAAGACACTTTTAATTTGCGACGACGATGCCGGCATCGTTGATATGTTGGAAATGATGTTTGAAGGCACGGGTTACAATATCATTCCGGTTCTTGATAGTTTACAGGTAATGGACGTCATTGAAAAACAGAAACCTGACGTGTTGATCCTTGACCTGTGGATGCCCGTACTATCTGGCGACCAGGTGCTGAAGACACTGCGTAGTAACTCCGAAACTAAGGACCTGCCGGTTATTGTGGTATCTGCCAGCCGCGACGGCGAAAAAATTGCCCGTGAGGCCGGCGCTACAGATTACGTGTCAAAACCTTTTGATATGGACCTGCTGATGACCAAGGTTGATAAGTTTGCGGGTGCAGCTTAG